The proteins below are encoded in one region of Aequorivita iocasae:
- the rny gene encoding ribonuclease Y, which translates to MDIITIVISAIVGIAIGFFIAKILERNNASQLIIRAKKSASSILKEAKSEAETIKKDKILQAKEKFLELKSEHEKVILNRDKKISEAEKRTRDKESQASSELAKLKKLNAELEEKKTDYDERISLLDKKQSEVEKLHRSQVEQLEVISSLSAEDAKAQLMESLKDEAKTQAMAYVQSSMEEAKMTAQQEAKKIIINTIQRIGTEEAVENCVSVFNLESDDVKGRIIGREGRNIRAIEAATGVEIIVDDTPEAIILSCFDSVRREIARLSLHKLVTDGRIHPARIEEVVQKTTKQIEEEIIEVGKRTVIDLGIHGLHPELIKAVGRMKYRSSYGQNLLHHSREVARLCGVMAAELGLNAKLAKRAGLLHDIGKVPETETEMPHALLGMQWAEKYGEKPEVCNAIGAHHDEIEMTGLLSPIVQVCDAISGARPGARRQVLDSYIQRLKDLEDIAFGFGGVNKAYAIQAGRELRVMVESEKVSDEKAAQLSFEISQKIQTDLTYPGQVKVTVIRETRAVNIAK; encoded by the coding sequence ATGGACATCATAACTATTGTAATTAGCGCCATAGTTGGTATTGCGATTGGTTTTTTTATTGCAAAAATACTCGAGCGCAATAACGCCTCCCAACTTATAATAAGAGCAAAAAAGAGCGCATCCTCAATACTGAAAGAGGCAAAATCAGAAGCCGAAACCATAAAAAAGGATAAAATTCTTCAGGCTAAAGAGAAGTTTTTGGAACTGAAGTCAGAGCACGAAAAAGTAATCCTTAACCGTGATAAAAAGATTTCAGAAGCAGAAAAAAGAACACGCGATAAAGAATCACAAGCTTCCAGCGAACTTGCAAAATTGAAAAAATTAAATGCTGAGCTTGAAGAAAAAAAGACCGATTATGACGAGAGAATTTCCTTACTCGACAAAAAGCAGAGCGAAGTAGAAAAGCTTCACCGAAGTCAAGTGGAACAGTTGGAGGTAATTAGCAGTCTTTCTGCTGAAGATGCAAAGGCGCAACTGATGGAAAGCTTGAAAGACGAAGCCAAGACGCAGGCAATGGCATATGTTCAATCTTCCATGGAAGAAGCAAAAATGACTGCCCAGCAAGAGGCCAAAAAAATTATAATCAATACCATTCAGCGTATAGGAACGGAAGAAGCAGTGGAAAACTGTGTATCTGTGTTCAATCTTGAAAGCGATGATGTAAAAGGTAGAATTATTGGACGTGAAGGTAGAAACATCCGCGCCATTGAAGCTGCCACGGGCGTGGAGATTATTGTTGACGATACACCAGAGGCTATCATTCTTTCCTGTTTTGATTCCGTGAGAAGGGAAATTGCGCGATTATCACTTCACAAATTGGTTACCGATGGGCGTATTCACCCGGCACGTATTGAAGAGGTGGTTCAAAAAACCACCAAACAAATTGAAGAGGAGATTATTGAAGTGGGAAAAAGAACCGTTATCGATTTGGGAATACACGGTCTGCACCCCGAACTTATAAAAGCCGTGGGACGTATGAAATATCGATCTTCTTACGGTCAAAATCTTTTGCACCACTCGCGCGAAGTGGCAAGACTTTGTGGTGTAATGGCTGCGGAGCTTGGACTGAACGCCAAATTGGCAAAACGGGCTGGATTGTTGCACGATATTGGAAAAGTTCCTGAAACGGAAACTGAAATGCCACACGCACTTTTAGGAATGCAATGGGCCGAAAAGTATGGAGAAAAACCAGAGGTTTGCAATGCAATTGGAGCCCACCACGATGAAATTGAAATGACCGGATTGCTCTCTCCAATTGTTCAAGTTTGCGATGCTATCAGCGGTGCAAGACCGGGTGCAAGACGCCAAGTGCTGGATAGTTATATTCAGCGGTTGAAAGATTTGGAAGATATTGCTTTCGGATTTGGTGGCGTAAATAAAGCATATGCAATCCAAGCAGGGCGAGAGCTTCGTGTAATGGTTGAAAGTGAAAAAGTGAGTGATGAAAAGGCAGCCCAGCTTTCTTTTGAAATTTCACAAAAAATCCAAACAGACCTGACCTATCCTGGACAGGTGAAAGTCACTGTTATTCGCGAAACACGTGCTGTGAACATTGCAAAATAA
- a CDS encoding aldo/keto reductase: protein MKTLEFSNGDKMHAIGLGTWKSTGSKVKKAVKDAIHAGYRHIDTAAAYGNEEEIGEALSEIFDEGEIFREDIFITSKLWNDSHAEGQVRPALEESLKKLKLDYLDLFLIHWPVAFRHGVEFPKKPEDYLTPEEAPIIETWKQMEKAKKDGLARHIGVSNFSDIKLKDLIAQATIKPEMNQVELHPLLQQDDLLKYCKSENIHITAYSPLGSGDRSDAMKGKDEPNLLEIKTIKEIARKHNASAGQILISWHAHRGNAAIPKSTSKEHIEENFKAASIELEDSDMKAIAKLDEHYRFITGNFFEEPSKGYEDIYDENSPIVESIKKGIDTVKNVFK, encoded by the coding sequence ATGAAAACATTAGAATTTAGCAACGGAGATAAAATGCACGCTATAGGGCTGGGAACATGGAAATCCACTGGCAGCAAAGTTAAAAAGGCGGTGAAAGATGCAATTCACGCAGGGTACCGCCATATAGATACCGCAGCCGCCTACGGCAATGAAGAGGAGATAGGTGAAGCGCTCTCTGAAATATTCGACGAAGGTGAAATATTTCGTGAAGACATTTTCATCACCTCAAAACTCTGGAACGATTCGCATGCCGAAGGACAGGTAAGACCCGCTTTGGAAGAATCCCTTAAGAAACTTAAACTCGATTATTTAGATTTATTTTTAATCCATTGGCCAGTAGCTTTTAGACATGGCGTTGAATTTCCTAAAAAACCTGAGGATTACTTAACTCCTGAGGAAGCGCCAATAATTGAAACTTGGAAACAGATGGAGAAAGCTAAGAAAGATGGCCTTGCACGCCACATTGGGGTTTCCAACTTCAGTGATATAAAATTAAAAGATCTGATCGCCCAAGCGACCATTAAGCCTGAAATGAACCAAGTGGAGCTTCATCCCCTGCTTCAACAGGATGATCTTTTAAAATATTGCAAATCAGAAAACATACATATTACCGCCTATTCCCCCTTGGGTTCTGGAGATCGATCTGATGCCATGAAAGGAAAAGACGAACCCAATCTTTTGGAAATAAAAACAATTAAAGAAATTGCAAGAAAACACAATGCCTCTGCCGGACAAATTCTGATAAGTTGGCATGCGCATCGCGGGAACGCTGCAATCCCCAAATCAACCAGTAAGGAGCACATAGAGGAAAATTTTAAAGCGGCCTCTATAGAACTAGAAGATTCAGATATGAAGGCAATTGCCAAATTGGACGAGCATTATCGATTTATAACAGGAAATTTTTTTGAGGAACCTAGTAAGGGTTATGAAGATATTTATGATGAAAATTCTCCTATTGTTGAAAGTATCAAAAAAGGTATTGATACTGTAAAGAATGTTTTTAAATAA
- the xerD gene encoding site-specific tyrosine recombinase XerD yields the protein MKWQQSLKDYQNYLRLERGLSENSIINYSLDVKKLIQWLETNQVNTSPVFISEETLQQFIYEIAKKVNPRSQSRLISGLKGFFNYLIFEDYRKTNPLELIESPKLGRKLPDTLAVDEIDALINAIDLSNKHGERNRAILETLYGCGLRVSELTNLKISDLFFDEGFIKVTGKGDKQRLVPIGTTTEKYITIYRKEVRVHQEIDAAAKDTLFLNQHGRPLTRAMIFTIVKRLAEKAGIRKTISPHTFRHSFATHLLENGADLRAIQEMLGHESITTTEIYTHIDRTHLTEIINRYHPRK from the coding sequence ATGAAGTGGCAACAGAGTTTAAAGGATTATCAAAACTACTTGCGTTTGGAACGTGGGCTTTCTGAAAATTCCATTATAAATTATTCGCTGGATGTAAAAAAACTGATACAGTGGTTGGAAACCAATCAAGTAAACACCTCCCCAGTTTTTATTTCTGAAGAAACGTTACAGCAATTTATTTATGAGATCGCAAAAAAAGTAAACCCACGCTCCCAAAGCAGGCTTATTTCTGGTTTGAAAGGATTTTTTAATTACCTAATCTTTGAAGATTATCGAAAAACAAATCCTTTGGAACTCATTGAATCCCCAAAACTGGGAAGAAAGCTTCCGGATACATTGGCTGTTGATGAAATTGACGCCCTTATAAATGCCATAGATTTAAGCAACAAACATGGCGAGCGTAACCGCGCAATTCTTGAAACTCTTTATGGCTGTGGCCTACGCGTTTCAGAGCTTACCAACCTAAAGATTTCCGATCTGTTTTTTGATGAAGGATTTATTAAAGTAACGGGAAAAGGCGATAAGCAGCGTTTAGTTCCCATTGGTACAACGACCGAAAAATATATCACTATTTATAGAAAGGAAGTAAGGGTACATCAAGAAATTGATGCCGCCGCCAAGGATACGCTTTTCCTAAACCAGCATGGCAGACCGTTGACCCGCGCCATGATATTCACTATTGTAAAACGTTTGGCTGAAAAAGCAGGAATCCGGAAAACGATAAGCCCGCATACCTTTCGGCATTCTTTTGCCACGCATCTTCTAGAAAATGGTGCCGATCTTCGTGCCATACAAGAAATGCTGGGCCATGAAAGCATTACCACTACTGAAATATATACCCATATAGACCGAACGCATTTGACAGAAATCATCAATCGGTACCATCCAAGAAAATAA
- a CDS encoding porin family protein, which translates to MRNLIVAVITLFIGTTTFSQEIDLGIKAGANFANITDASGLSNKTGFQAGIFAGIKFTDKVGIQADLLYSQQGAEFDAGEFDLTYVNVPVVLKYYLVQGLNIQAGPQFGFIVDDEIKTVFGDIEESIEAEKTDVSGIVGAGYDFPFGVRLDARYNFGLTKVVDGSDSKNSVFSVALGYSFL; encoded by the coding sequence ATGAGAAATTTAATTGTAGCAGTTATTACATTATTTATTGGAACCACAACTTTTTCACAGGAAATTGACTTAGGGATTAAAGCCGGGGCCAACTTTGCAAATATCACGGATGCTTCAGGACTATCCAATAAAACTGGTTTTCAGGCAGGTATTTTTGCAGGGATAAAGTTTACCGATAAAGTGGGTATTCAAGCTGATTTGCTCTACTCCCAGCAAGGAGCTGAATTTGATGCTGGTGAATTTGACCTAACATATGTGAATGTGCCTGTGGTACTTAAATACTATTTAGTGCAAGGCCTAAACATTCAAGCGGGGCCGCAGTTTGGTTTTATTGTTGATGATGAAATAAAAACAGTATTTGGTGATATTGAAGAATCAATAGAGGCCGAAAAAACGGATGTTTCTGGAATAGTAGGGGCAGGGTATGATTTTCCTTTTGGGGTGCGTTTGGATGCTCGCTACAATTTTGGATTGACCAAAGTTGTTGATGGTAGCGACAGTAAAAACAGTGTTTTCTCTGTGGCATTGGGGTATTCGTTTCTTTAA
- a CDS encoding porin family protein, whose amino-acid sequence MKKILLFTAFAIFAFVNSHAQGEFRIGFKAGVNVASIGGDDTFGIGSFGSRTGFHVGALVEIPINEKFSVQPELLYSAKGSNYDFSSGDTDIKLDYIDVPILAKYHIIQGLSAELGPVIGVLVKADADNGDETEDIKEFYKSTDIGIGIGASYRLPMGVFFSLRYNKGLTDINDNPDTNAKNQNNVFQVSAGYSF is encoded by the coding sequence ATGAAAAAAATTTTACTTTTTACAGCATTTGCAATTTTTGCATTTGTGAACTCACATGCGCAAGGAGAGTTTAGAATTGGTTTTAAAGCCGGTGTTAACGTTGCTTCAATAGGAGGGGATGATACGTTCGGAATTGGCAGCTTCGGTTCACGGACTGGATTTCACGTTGGTGCTCTTGTAGAAATACCAATAAATGAAAAATTTTCCGTTCAACCAGAACTTTTGTATTCAGCAAAAGGTAGTAATTATGATTTTTCTTCTGGGGATACCGATATTAAATTAGACTATATCGATGTGCCAATTTTAGCTAAATATCATATAATACAGGGGTTAAGCGCTGAATTAGGTCCAGTAATTGGAGTTTTGGTCAAAGCCGATGCTGATAATGGGGATGAAACTGAAGATATTAAGGAATTTTATAAATCAACAGATATTGGTATTGGTATTGGAGCCTCTTATAGACTTCCAATGGGAGTTTTCTTTAGTTTGCGTTACAACAAAGGATTGACCGACATAAATGACAATCCTGATACGAATGCAAAAAACCAAAACAACGTGTTCCAGGTTTCTGCTGGCTACTCGTTCTAA
- a CDS encoding porin family protein, which yields MKKLLLFVAIAVMTISNAQSQELRIGAKAGVNFASVGGDFTDNYDGRTSFHIGGLVEIPISEKFSIQPELLYSGQGAKSEYDNSFGDSLVIGKEKLKLDYINIPIMAKYYIIEGLSVEAGPQFGILVSAKNEYEESGFRGDISGEEDVKDFYNTLDIGFGLGTSYRLNNGVFFSARYVIGLTDITDDGDVDFGSFDIDGYKQRNGLLQLSAGFSF from the coding sequence ATGAAAAAACTCTTACTTTTTGTGGCAATTGCCGTAATGACTATTAGCAATGCCCAATCCCAGGAATTGCGGATAGGTGCAAAGGCTGGTGTGAATTTCGCCTCGGTAGGCGGGGACTTTACAGATAATTATGATGGGCGTACAAGCTTTCACATAGGTGGTTTGGTTGAAATTCCCATTTCCGAAAAATTTTCCATTCAACCTGAACTTTTATATTCCGGACAAGGTGCAAAATCTGAATATGATAACAGTTTTGGAGATAGTTTGGTAATCGGGAAGGAAAAATTAAAATTGGATTATATAAATATTCCCATTATGGCGAAATATTATATTATTGAAGGTTTGAGTGTGGAGGCGGGCCCACAATTTGGAATTTTAGTTTCTGCAAAAAATGAATACGAGGAGTCCGGCTTTAGAGGAGATATATCCGGGGAGGAAGATGTAAAGGATTTTTATAATACGTTAGATATTGGCTTTGGATTGGGTACATCTTATCGATTGAACAACGGGGTATTTTTCAGTGCCCGCTATGTGATTGGTCTAACAGATATTACTGATGATGGCGATGTCGATTTTGGATCTTTTGATATTGATGGTTATAAACAGCGCAATGGCCTATTGCAACTTTCAGCGGGATTCTCTTTTTAG
- a CDS encoding outer membrane beta-barrel protein, translating to MKLNLLFILFFIYSTALIAQTKKFEVGPVIAVEFPFATNGNDTDLEYDYSVRPSVGAAFKISFSEKLKLQPELTFQLREVKVYRKGSDNALLRNSPVYIVIPVYANYAINEKFSLLFGPRLGVDLTFSASYSTGSNGTYSETTGESPEFAGVFGFQYTTPINLFLNVKGVYAFTNPDYSDDINEGAIMIGAGWFF from the coding sequence ATGAAACTAAACCTACTTTTTATTCTATTCTTTATTTACTCAACCGCATTAATCGCCCAGACAAAAAAGTTTGAGGTAGGTCCTGTAATTGCCGTAGAGTTCCCATTTGCAACCAATGGCAATGATACTGATTTGGAATATGACTATTCCGTAAGACCTTCCGTAGGTGCAGCATTTAAAATTTCTTTTTCTGAAAAATTAAAACTGCAACCCGAACTGACTTTTCAGCTTCGGGAAGTAAAAGTGTATAGAAAAGGTAGTGATAATGCTTTACTGCGAAATTCTCCTGTATATATTGTAATTCCCGTATATGCAAATTATGCAATCAATGAAAAGTTTAGTTTGCTTTTTGGACCACGACTTGGGGTTGACCTTACATTTAGTGCTAGCTATAGTACAGGCTCAAACGGCACGTATAGCGAAACAACAGGTGAGAGTCCTGAGTTTGCTGGTGTGTTTGGGTTTCAATACACAACTCCCATCAATTTGTTCCTAAACGTAAAAGGAGTGTATGCTTTTACGAATCCCGATTATTCCGATGATATAAATGAAGGGGCAATAATGATAGGTGCCGGGTGGTTTTTTTAA
- the aroQ gene encoding type II 3-dehydroquinate dehydratase, giving the protein MKIVIINGPNLNLLGKRENDIYGNETFNDFFEKLQKRYANQEISYFQSNIEGELIDKIQEVGYTYDGIILNAAAYTHTSVGVADAVKAITTPVVEVHISNTFSREDFRHKSYISPNAKGVIVGFGLQSYELALQSFMK; this is encoded by the coding sequence ATGAAAATCGTCATAATAAACGGCCCAAACCTAAACCTGCTCGGTAAACGCGAGAACGATATTTACGGCAACGAAACGTTCAATGATTTTTTTGAAAAGCTACAGAAAAGATATGCAAACCAAGAAATCTCTTATTTTCAATCCAACATTGAAGGGGAATTGATTGATAAAATACAGGAAGTAGGTTATACGTACGACGGTATTATTCTAAATGCCGCTGCCTATACGCATACATCCGTAGGAGTTGCCGATGCCGTGAAGGCGATAACCACGCCCGTTGTGGAAGTACATATATCCAATACTTTTTCAAGGGAAGATTTTAGGCATAAAAGTTATATCTCCCCAAATGCCAAAGGTGTAATAGTAGGTTTCGGGTTACAGAGTTATGAATTGGCTTTACAGAGTTTTATGAAATAG
- the lpdA gene encoding dihydrolipoyl dehydrogenase, whose protein sequence is MSKYDVIVLGSGPGGYVTAIRASQLGLKTAIVEKESLGGVCLNWGCIPTKALLKSAQVFEYLKHADSYGLTVKEFDKDFGKVIERSRGVAEGMSKGVQFLMKKNKIEVINGFGKIKPGKKVDVDGKEYSADHIIIATGARSRELPNLKQDGKKVIGYREAMTLKKQPKSMIVVGSGAIGVEFAHFYNSMGTEVTIVEFLPNLVPLEDEDVSKQFERSFKKAGIKVMTNSSVEKLDTSGKLVKATVKTSKGEETLEAEIVLSAVGIASNLENIGLEDVGIVTDKGKIMVNDWYQTNIPGYYAIGDVVPGPALAHVASAEGITCVEKIAGLHVEPINYGNIPGCTYASPEIASVGMTEKQAKDAGYELKVGKFPFSASGKASASGEKDGFVKVIFDAKYGEWLGCHMIGAGVTDMIAEAVLGRKLETTGHEVLKAIHPHPTMSEAVMEAVADAYGEVIHL, encoded by the coding sequence ATGAGTAAATACGACGTAATAGTTTTAGGAAGCGGCCCCGGCGGATATGTAACAGCCATACGGGCTTCACAATTAGGTTTAAAGACCGCCATTGTTGAAAAGGAAAGCCTTGGAGGCGTTTGTTTAAATTGGGGCTGTATTCCCACCAAAGCACTTTTAAAAAGTGCCCAAGTTTTTGAGTATCTAAAACACGCAGACAGTTACGGACTTACCGTAAAGGAGTTTGATAAAGATTTCGGAAAAGTAATTGAAAGAAGCCGTGGTGTTGCCGAAGGTATGAGCAAAGGCGTTCAGTTTTTAATGAAAAAAAACAAAATTGAAGTTATAAACGGCTTTGGAAAAATAAAACCCGGAAAAAAAGTTGACGTGGATGGAAAGGAATATTCCGCAGACCATATAATCATTGCCACCGGAGCCCGATCACGCGAATTGCCAAATCTAAAACAGGACGGCAAAAAGGTAATTGGTTATCGTGAGGCAATGACACTAAAGAAACAACCCAAAAGTATGATTGTTGTGGGCAGTGGCGCCATAGGCGTTGAGTTTGCCCATTTCTACAATTCTATGGGAACCGAAGTAACAATTGTTGAGTTTTTGCCAAATCTAGTTCCGCTGGAAGATGAAGACGTTTCAAAACAATTTGAGCGTTCTTTCAAAAAAGCGGGAATAAAAGTAATGACGAATTCTTCCGTAGAGAAATTGGATACCTCGGGAAAGCTGGTAAAAGCTACCGTAAAAACCTCCAAAGGGGAAGAAACCCTGGAAGCTGAAATCGTTCTTTCGGCAGTAGGAATTGCTTCAAACCTTGAAAATATTGGGCTTGAAGATGTTGGTATCGTTACCGATAAAGGAAAAATAATGGTTAATGATTGGTACCAAACCAACATTCCCGGTTATTACGCCATTGGCGATGTTGTGCCCGGTCCTGCCCTCGCCCACGTGGCCTCGGCAGAAGGCATTACCTGTGTTGAAAAAATTGCAGGCCTTCACGTAGAGCCTATTAATTACGGAAATATTCCAGGTTGTACCTATGCTTCGCCAGAAATTGCAAGCGTTGGTATGACCGAAAAACAAGCCAAGGATGCTGGGTACGAGCTGAAGGTTGGAAAATTTCCTTTCAGCGCAAGTGGGAAAGCAAGCGCCTCTGGTGAAAAGGACGGTTTTGTAAAAGTGATTTTTGATGCCAAATACGGGGAATGGTTAGGCTGCCACATGATTGGCGCCGGCGTTACCGATATGATCGCTGAGGCTGTTTTGGGAAGAAAACTGGAAACAACGGGCCACGAAGTGCTAAAAGCAATCCACCCACACCCAACGATGAGCGAAGCGGTAATGGAAGCTGTTGCGGATGCCTATGGTGAAGTGATTCACTTATAG
- the msrB gene encoding peptide-methionine (R)-S-oxide reductase MsrB: protein MENPNKYPVTKSEAEWREQLGEKRYHILREKGTEFPRTGEYNLHFENGTYVCGACHTPLFTSESKFESSCGWPSFDDSIEGAVEYVKDTSHGMMRTEILCSNCGSHLGHIFNDGPTETGQRYCVNSLSLGFNKK from the coding sequence ATGGAGAATCCAAATAAATACCCCGTAACAAAATCTGAAGCCGAATGGCGCGAGCAACTGGGCGAAAAAAGGTACCACATTCTTCGTGAAAAGGGAACAGAATTTCCACGCACTGGGGAGTATAACCTGCATTTTGAAAACGGCACCTATGTCTGCGGAGCTTGCCACACGCCGCTTTTTACAAGCGAAAGCAAGTTTGAAAGCAGTTGTGGATGGCCGTCTTTTGACGATTCTATAGAAGGTGCTGTAGAATATGTGAAAGATACATCACATGGCATGATGCGTACCGAAATTCTCTGCTCCAACTGTGGCAGCCATTTAGGACATATCTTTAATGATGGGCCTACGGAAACGGGACAACGGTATTGTGTAAATTCTCTTTCATTAGGGTTTAATAAGAAATAA
- the msrB gene encoding peptide-methionine (R)-S-oxide reductase MsrB, with the protein MKSFSLLCISLLFFSCNSPAQKGKTPEKETFTVNKTDAEWKAQLSPEEYRVLRHEGTERAFSSELNDNHKKGTYVCAGCGTPVFESEHKFDSGTGWPSFDRAIEGNVAYSTDNKLGYTRTEEHCAVCGGHLGHVFDDGPEETTGKRHCINGVALNFIPDNGESK; encoded by the coding sequence ATGAAGTCATTCAGTCTATTATGTATCAGTCTATTGTTTTTTAGCTGCAATTCCCCTGCACAAAAAGGCAAGACTCCCGAAAAAGAAACCTTTACCGTAAACAAAACCGATGCCGAATGGAAAGCCCAGCTTTCACCGGAAGAATATAGGGTTTTGCGCCACGAAGGTACGGAACGTGCTTTTTCAAGTGAATTAAATGACAATCATAAAAAGGGCACATACGTTTGTGCAGGCTGTGGAACACCTGTTTTTGAAAGCGAACACAAGTTTGACAGCGGCACAGGTTGGCCCAGTTTTGACCGGGCCATTGAAGGAAACGTTGCCTATTCAACAGATAATAAATTGGGCTATACCCGCACCGAGGAACATTGCGCCGTTTGTGGCGGGCACCTAGGGCATGTTTTTGACGATGGCCCTGAAGAAACCACAGGTAAAAGACACTGTATAAATGGTGTGGCACTAAATTTTATTCCCGACAATGGAGAATCCAAATAA
- a CDS encoding collagen-like protein, translating into MKNILLFLALSSTILFTSCEGDPGPPGEPGGLVYAQVFEANVDFNYIPSENIYETSFIQFPFEVFESDVVLAYRYEGRGDIGNGETADIWTQLPQSVFYLDDTGDVYQYNFNHTFVDIQFTIEGNFDLTNIGDNPDPTTNQIFRIAVVPAEFAKTNPSMDDLLEVMQTDGSQIEKIEL; encoded by the coding sequence ATGAAAAACATACTTCTTTTTTTGGCCCTTTCATCAACCATTTTATTTACTTCCTGCGAAGGTGACCCAGGACCTCCGGGTGAACCGGGTGGTTTGGTGTATGCTCAGGTTTTTGAAGCAAATGTTGATTTTAATTATATTCCTTCCGAGAATATTTATGAAACATCATTTATTCAATTTCCTTTTGAAGTTTTTGAAAGTGATGTAGTCTTAGCTTATAGATATGAAGGACGTGGCGATATTGGAAATGGCGAAACGGCTGATATATGGACACAGCTTCCGCAAAGCGTTTTTTACCTTGATGATACTGGTGATGTGTACCAATATAACTTCAATCATACATTTGTTGACATCCAGTTTACTATTGAAGGAAATTTCGATCTTACTAATATTGGAGACAATCCCGATCCCACCACAAATCAAATATTTAGAATAGCCGTGGTGCCTGCAGAATTTGCAAAAACAAATCCTTCAATGGACGATCTTTTGGAAGTAATGCAAACCGATGGCTCACAAATTGAAAAAATAGAACTTTAG
- a CDS encoding M48 family metallopeptidase has product MKVLKSLSILFLGTLVVACSTNPFTGKQTLALVPNSQILPMAFQQYQEFLTEHKVVTNTANARMVKNVGQKIAAAAERYLNANGYAGYLSDYRWEYNLIDSPEVNAWCMPGGKIVVYTGILPITKDEAGLAAVMGHEVAHALANHGQQRMSAGQLQQLGAVAGNIALANNPENAQIFNTAYGLGSNLGVMLPFSRSHETEADHIGLILMAIAGYEPSVAAELWQRMQAQEQGTPPEFLSTHPSSSTRIQNIQAWVPEAKAEARKFGVTSFKR; this is encoded by the coding sequence ATGAAAGTTTTAAAATCATTATCCATATTATTTTTGGGAACACTAGTTGTAGCCTGTAGCACCAATCCTTTTACGGGAAAACAAACTTTGGCTTTAGTTCCCAATTCACAGATTTTACCAATGGCGTTTCAACAATATCAGGAATTTTTGACTGAGCATAAAGTTGTGACCAATACCGCTAATGCCCGAATGGTGAAAAATGTAGGGCAAAAAATTGCCGCCGCAGCAGAAAGATATCTAAATGCAAACGGTTACGCAGGTTATTTATCAGATTATCGTTGGGAGTATAACTTAATTGATAGTCCCGAAGTGAATGCTTGGTGTATGCCTGGCGGAAAAATTGTAGTATACACAGGCATATTGCCAATAACCAAAGATGAAGCAGGATTAGCTGCAGTAATGGGCCACGAGGTTGCCCATGCCCTTGCCAACCATGGACAGCAACGTATGAGTGCTGGACAATTGCAACAATTGGGTGCGGTAGCCGGAAACATAGCTTTGGCAAATAACCCAGAAAATGCTCAAATTTTTAATACCGCTTATGGATTGGGCTCAAATCTGGGAGTAATGTTGCCTTTTAGTAGAAGCCACGAAACAGAGGCCGACCATATTGGATTAATTTTGATGGCCATAGCCGGATACGAACCAAGCGTTGCTGCAGAACTATGGCAGCGTATGCAGGCACAGGAGCAAGGAACACCGCCAGAATTTTTAAGTACTCACCCATCCAGCAGTACAAGAATTCAGAACATCCAAGCTTGGGTGCCAGAAGCAAAGGCAGAGGCAAGAAAATTTGGTGTTACTTCTTTTAAAAGATAA